ACGTATACGGCTCGGCGCGGGCGGGATCATGTTGCCGAACCATCCACCGTTGATCATCGCCGAGCAGTTCGGGACGCTCGCCGAGCTGCACATGGGCCGGATCGACCTTGGCGTAGGTCGGGCGCCGGGGAGCGACCAGCTCACGCAGCGGGCATTGCGGCGCGACCCGATGGCCGCCGAGAACTTTCCGCACGACGTGGTTGAGCTCCAGGGCTACCTCAGCGGGCCGAGCCGGGTGCCAGGGGTGGAAGCGACGCCTGGTAAGGGCACCAACGTCCCCCTTTATGTCTTGGGTTCTTCGCTGTTTGGGGCGTCCCTGGCCGCCGCCCTCGGGCTGCCTTTCGCCTTTGCTTCGCACTTCGCGCCCGATGCGCTCGAGCAGGCGATCGCCCTGTACCGCGAACGGTTCCGACCGTCAGAACAGCTCGATCGGGCCTATGTGATCGCAGGGGTCAATGTCGTCGTGGCCAACACCACCGCCCAGGCGGACGCTCATCTGCTGTATGCCCAACGGCGCCGGGTCGCTCGTTTTCTCGCTCGGGGCGACCAGGTGACCGATGAGCAAGCTGACGCCCTATTGGACTCACGGGCAGGCCAGCAGGTTCTGCAGATGATGGAGTACACCGCTGTCGGCGATCCGCCCGCCGTCAGGCGTTATCTGGACAGTTTCGCCAAGCACGCCGACGCCGATGAGCTGATCGTCACTCTCATGTCCCCGGGATTCGAAAACCGGCTGCGCGCGGCAACCCTCCTGGCAGAGGTGGCCGAGTTGCCAGCCGCCTGAAGAACGGCGAAGAGACCCGTCGGGGCAGCGGCGACGCTATCGCCCAACCCGCACCCGGGCGATAGTCACCCAGCAAAGGCGGCCGCTCCTGCTCCAAACAAGTACACGCGAAGGTGCTCGTCATCCCGTCGCTCTGGTCGGATTACGGAGTGCTTGTCTGTGACGTAAGCCCAGTCGATCGGCTACCTGGCTAGGTGCTGCCGGGTTGTGGTGGTTGGGTGATGATGGAGAGATGGAGTCGACACCCGAGTTCCGGTCCGGCCTGTATCAGGGCACGGCCCGCTACTACGACCGCTGCCGGGTTCCCTATCCGTCCCTGCTGATCGACGACCTAGTCATCCGGGCCGTCCTGAGCGGCACCGGCCGGCTCCTGGACCTGGCGTGTGGGCCAGGCCGGGTGACCTTCGCCCTCTCCGAGCACTTCGCTGATGTCCTCGCAATCGACCAAGAGGAAGAGTCGGTCAGCTTCGCCAAGGACCTCGCCGCCGAGCGAGGAGCCGCTCACATCAACTGGCGGACCGGCCGAGCCGAAGACCTCGATGTCGCAGGCCACTTTGAGCTGGTGACAGTTGGCGACGCGTTCCACCGCCTCGACCGCCGCCGCATCGCCGCTCTCGCGATCCAGTGGCTTCAGCCCGCCGGTCACATCGCCCTACTGTGGACATCAATGCCCTGGCAGGGACCCGCCCCCTGGCAAAAGGCCGCCTTGGAGTTGGTGGTTCACTGGATGCAGGTCACCGGATCCCACGAGAACATCCCATCGAATCTCGCGGAAACGCTGACCCAGGCACCGAACCTCACAGTGCTCGCCAGCGCCGGCCTCACGGTGATCGGCACCTACGAGTTCACGGCGCCCCACATCTGGACTCTTGAGACCCTGGCCGGATTCGCCCACTCCACCTCCATCCTGTCCCGGTCGGCCTTGGGCGACCACGTCGAGGCCTTCGAGCGTGACCTGCGAGATCGCCTCCTTGCTGTACAGCCCGACGGCAACTTCGAAGAATCCGTCAGCTTCACGTATGACCTTGCCGTCAAGCCGTAGAGCACGCGTAGGTGCCGATAGCGCTCCAAGCGTCGACTCCAGGTACAGCACTACCAGTTACAGG
This window of the Acidimicrobiales bacterium genome carries:
- a CDS encoding LLM class flavin-dependent oxidoreductase; this encodes MKYPLSILDLATVSEHQTVRESLEATVVLAKRAEQAGYNRVWYAEHHNMASVASSATSVLIANVAAHTERIRLGAGGIMLPNHPPLIIAEQFGTLAELHMGRIDLGVGRAPGSDQLTQRALRRDPMAAENFPHDVVELQGYLSGPSRVPGVEATPGKGTNVPLYVLGSSLFGASLAAALGLPFAFASHFAPDALEQAIALYRERFRPSEQLDRAYVIAGVNVVVANTTAQADAHLLYAQRRRVARFLARGDQVTDEQADALLDSRAGQQVLQMMEYTAVGDPPAVRRYLDSFAKHADADELIVTLMSPGFENRLRAATLLAEVAELPAA
- a CDS encoding methyltransferase domain-containing protein, encoding MESTPEFRSGLYQGTARYYDRCRVPYPSLLIDDLVIRAVLSGTGRLLDLACGPGRVTFALSEHFADVLAIDQEEESVSFAKDLAAERGAAHINWRTGRAEDLDVAGHFELVTVGDAFHRLDRRRIAALAIQWLQPAGHIALLWTSMPWQGPAPWQKAALELVVHWMQVTGSHENIPSNLAETLTQAPNLTVLASAGLTVIGTYEFTAPHIWTLETLAGFAHSTSILSRSALGDHVEAFERDLRDRLLAVQPDGNFEESVSFTYDLAVKP